From Ostrinia nubilalis chromosome 9, ilOstNubi1.1, whole genome shotgun sequence, one genomic window encodes:
- the LOC135074387 gene encoding cyclin-dependent kinase 2-associated protein 1-like produces MEAMDIQAVESKLSDVTVTAIPMSGKNVHKDLGLGGNSHATISTVPASSPSSIGKDKDNGTSKYAQLLAVIEEMGKEVRPSYSGSRSSAERLKRGIVHARILVRECLIETERSARQ; encoded by the coding sequence ATGGAGGCGATGGACATTCAGGCCGTGGAATCCAAACTGAGCGACGTGACCGTGACCGCTATACCGATGAGTGGAAAGAATGTGCATAAAGACTTGGGGCTCGGCGGCAACAGTCACGCGACTATATCGACCGTGCCGGCCTCGTCGCCTTCCTCGATCGGCAAAGATAAGGACAACGGCACTTCGAAGTACGCGCAACTACTGGCTGTTATTGAAGAAATGGGTAAAGAAGTCAGGCCTAGCTACTCTGGGAGCCGCAGCTCCGCCGAGCGCCTAAAGCGCGGCATCGTCCACGCCCGCATTCTGGTCAGAGAGTGCCTGATCGAGACTGAGCGGTCAGCACGACAGTAG